GGAGAACCATGCTGTCTGCGAGCATGGGTGACTCGGCAACTTTAATCTTTATCTTCTGTCgctgtcctttttctttctttctcttactgctctagctaagatTCTGAGCACTAGACTGAGGGAATGTGGAGGAGTTTGCCCTCTGTCTCCTGCATCTGGCAGGGAATGCTACCTGACCTACTCTGGTGGTCATGGCCTGTTTGAGCTGTGCTCCTtttcagcgtgtgtgtgtgtctgtgtctgtgatacTGAACTTTGTTGACGGCTTTCTTTATGTCAATTGAGATGATAGTGCAGTTTGTGTCTTGGGTTTTTCCGAGTGCTGAGTTACACCTACACTTAGAACCGGGACTTGTTTCTGCCTGGTGAACCAAGCTTGTATCCTGGGAATGAAACCCACTTGGTCCTGGCGTATGATCTTCTCACtgtgttcttgtttgtttctcaagacagtgtttctctgtgtaacatctctggctgtcctggaagtcccTTTGTAGACCCatgctggcctcaacctcacagagatccacctgcctctgtctcccaagtgctgaaactaAATACCTGTGTCACTGTGCCCAGCCTCCACTGTGTTCTTGACTGCAGTTTGCCAGACTTGGAAATGTTTTTGTCTGTGTTGATGCGAGACATTGAACTGtgatttcttcctttgctttggaTCAGGGAAATACCGGCTTCTTGTAGTAAGGGGCGGTGTCCACCTCTTTCTACCTCCTGAACCTGTTGAGCAGCACACATTGTCTCATCAGACAGACAGCTACGATGGGAGAGGCCGCCTTGGGGTGCGAGGGAGGAAACTGGTGGACGTGAGGAGGACTGACTGGAATCTCCCCAAAGCTGCCACTGGGCTAAGTCTTCACAAGGTGCTGAGACAAGTGCAGGGTGAGCTACTGCTCAGTGTCACATGACCTGCCAGCAACCTTTTGGTTCTTTGCTGCTCAGCTCTGACCACTGGACCCAGCACACACAGCGGTAGATGCTACATAGGGATTGGAAGGAGATGGCAGGGGGACAACTGTCATCAGCTTCAAACACAAGGACACGGCCACCTGCTGGACCTCGTGGCCTCTGACTGGGGAAGCCAATGTGCCACTCCCTCTTAAACCCTCCAGGTGTCCTGTGCCCAGTGAGATGGACGGGTAACACCGAAACTCTGATCTAAAGTCCTTCCCTGTCACACCCCCAACTCCTACATTCCTTCCCATTGTGTGTGCCCTCTGACCCTTGTCTGTGCCCTCTGACCCTGTCTGTGCCCTCTCACCCTTGTCTGTGCCCTCTGACCCTTGTCTGTGCCCTCTGACCCTTGTCTGTGCCCTCTGACCCTTGTCTGTGCCCTCTGACCCTGTCTGTGCCCTCTGACCCTTGTCTGTGCCCTCTGACCCTTGTCTGTGCCCTCTGACCCTTGTCTGTGCCCTCTGACCCTTaccttcatgttttattttgaaaagtcacaattgggcttttgttttgtgtaaTGATAAGCAGACTTCTATTTTGAATAGTCAAAGGtaagcttttgtttttcaataacATTTCACATGTAAGTTAACTCTAAGCCAAAGGTACATTCAACAATTCATTTTTAGCACAGTTTTGAATGAGTTCATGCTATAGATAAGTAAAAGGTAAAATTCTACAATGTAAGGCTGAGGCTTTTTGCCTGGAGCCACGCCCAGGACTCAGAGAGCTGGCTGTATTTTGTCACATGGAGCACATGGCCCAAATGCCCGGCATCACGACCCACAGCTCTGCAAACAATCCAGCCTCAGCCAGACACAAACGCAAAGAACCCAGTTCCCCAAATGCCACCCCACACCCACCTAAGACACCGATGCTCCTACTGTGAGATGGGCTGACTGTGTGCAAGGTGCCCCTTACAGAATGCACCCTGTCGTCGTGAAGGCCACACTAGAGCAGGGATTGAGCACCAAGGTCTACATTGCAACAGGGAGCATGGAAGGTGTGGCTTCTGAAGAGCAAAGCTCTCCCGTGCTCTGGAGCTTCCGGTTAGGATAGCCCTTGGGGTGCTGTGTGGGAGCCACGCCTGGGAGACAGGCCAGCCCAGGacccctctgcccctctgagaAGCTCAGCCCTCTGTCCCCTGCTGCTTCTGTCCTCTGCATTATCAGATAGCATCGTCATTCTCTGTGTAGTGCCCCAGCTTCCGCTCCAGTCTGCTTCCTGGGACACGGCAGCCATTACTTAGGATTGACTTTCGGCCTGGCACTTAATAGACGGCCCAGTGCTGGTTGAGGAGCTGTCTGTGGTTTGGGGTGGTGGTGCTCCTGCTGCTGCCGGAGGTGCTCCTGCTGCTGCAGGCGTTCCCTCCCCCGGGTCAGAGCCTCCAGGTACCACTGCTGCTCTTTCCACCGCTGTTTTCGCCGTTCCAGCTTCTCCTTTCCAGCCTCCAGCTTGCAGAGTTCCTGATCCAGCTGCTGGAGCTGTGTTCGCAGCTGGCTATTCTCAGCTTTAATACCCTCCCAGAAGTCCTTGTGAGCTCGCTTGGCCACAGCATCCAAGGCCTTGGCCTTCTTCTTCAGCTCCCTGGTGATTTCCTCTCCAGACTCCAGCAGGTTCAGATCCTCCATTTGCTTCTCCAAGGAGGCCTTTTCCTTCAGGAACTGAAAGTGTGCCTCTCGGTCCACAAAGGAGATGTCAGCGTCTATGCTGGCTTCCTCCAACTCTAAGGCCTGGATCGTTTGTCGCTGGCTTTCCCTTACCTGTGCCATGGGCTCCAGGGCCTTCAGCTTCTTCTTCAACCTGGCCTCAAGCTTCTTGCCTCGCATCAGCTGCCTCTGGAGGTCTGCTGTGCGTGAGGTGAAGGTAGAGACCAGCTCTCGCCTCCTGTCCTTGATCCCCTCACACTGTCGGGTGTAGTCTTCCCACAGGGAGTCATACTTCCTCCGTTTCTCCTCGTTCTTCTGCTGCAGGTACTCAAGGAATGGCTTGCTGTCTGCTTTCTCAAACAGCATTTCCTTCTGCATGTCCTTGATGCCCTTTACGAGTACTGACCGTCGCCTCTTAGCCGCTTCCATCTCCTGCTCCACCTCAGCCATGGCCTCCAGGGtcttcttcctcaccttcttctcCAGCCGAGTCAGAGACTCTGGCTTCAGATAGGTGTTGAGAATGATCATGTGTGGAGACTGTAAAGGAGGGGCTTGGGAGTCAGCAGCAAAGGCAAATCCTTCTATAGAATCCAGGGGCTCACTGGGCATGCTGTCCATGTCTGTGTTGGTGACACTGACCATTGAGGAGCAGGAGCTGGGAACGCGGCACACCTCAGGGAAACATTGCTCAATTGGGGGAAGGTCCTCACTTTTCTTCTGGTCCAGGAGGAGTTCTGGCCACCTCACCCGGAAGTCATGTATGGCCTTTTTCCTGCTCAATAAACCTCTGTAAGAGAAATCTTCATGTATCCCCACTGTCTCATCCTTTGTAGGAAGTAATGGTGGTTCAGCAGCCCCATGGGGCAAAATGGTAGCTCTCGTTCCCTGTCTTTGAGGGTAAAGGGTACCTCGCCTGCTTCCTTTGGACTCCATAGTTCCTCCCCTTCTGGATGCAGGGCGTTGCCCCTCCCAGATCCTACTACCAGGGGCTCAGAAGCTCAGCACTCTCTCCTGGCTACAGCAGTCCTTCCTGTTCATCCTCAGGGCTCCACCGGCACAGACAGCCACCTCCCCCACGTCCTTCCAGTGTTGGAGGTACAGGCCTCTGTGGCCCAGGCAGACCGGAATGTGGACTGTTAGTCTAGTCACTAACTCTGGTGGGTGGGGCTGGCGAGGGGCGGGGCTTGTGCCAAGGGGGCGGGGCCTAGATAGACCCTGCGCTTAGAGCTGTAGGTTAGTGTTCagcaaagtagaaagaaaagatgggATCCTATGGTAGACAGCTTTCTCAGTCCTGCCCAGAAGACCCTTTGAACCCGTGGCCTACACTATGcgggctgggagggagggagggagggaaggtacCGAGGACCTGGAGCCTCCAGGCTCTTGGTTTTGCTTCGCAGTGTGGAGTTTTGGCACAGTCTGGGTCTGTTCCACAGGCTTTGGACACCCTTGGTGCCTGCTGAGTTCCCTGTGACATGAGCGTCCTCCTGATGGGAAGGGTGGGGCTTGCACCGCCAGCTACCTCAGTTTCTCAGGAAGGGAGAGCCGCCTCAAAATCGCATCCTGCACAGCCACCTCAGTGCCGCAATTCGTGTTGAGAAGGCCCCGAGTGTGGAGCAAATAGCCTAGGAAAGGACATGAAGGAGGGAAACCTCCCACAAACAGCAGCTGCGAAGAGCCGAGGACCCCTCCCTCAAAGCATGGCCACTGCACTGGCTGGCTCTCCTGCTGTGAAGAACAGTTGAGGAACCCCCTCCCCAGGAAGAGGGTACTTGACTTGTGGGACAGGAGGTTTCAGTCCTTCCTGGCCAGGAGACCCACGGgagcagcaggaagcagggagacaTGTCCAGCTGTCTGGAGACTCGGGAGGAGCCTTCTGGGATAAGCCATGCATAGTTGATGTTCTGTGTGCCACCAATGACCTCATCTCTTGCCCTGTTCCGGAGCTTGGGTCTCAGTTCagccctgctgtgtgtgtgctgtgggcGCAGACAGCAACTCGGTGCCCAGGACATGTGAAAAGGGTGTGGGGGTGAAAAAGGAGTGAAAGACAATGAGCAGAAGccacagggaagggaaggacTCAACAGACACCTTTAGTCCAGCACTGGGAGGTGCTAGCATAGGCTGGCCGATACTGGGACCCTGGGATTCTACCTTTTAGTAATGGATACactgtgacctctgacctctcctctgtgtctccacCTCAGTGTCAGTGACAAGGCCTTGTCCTGTAGATGCATTCacctcactgttcatcacaagggAGAACTCTGTTGATTCTGAGGAATATTAAGAAGCAGTTCCCCTTTCTCCCATGAACAGGCAGGCTGTGGTCAGCAGGGCCTGGAGAACCAGGAAACATCAGGTGGCCTCACCACCTGCATCAAAGAACAGTGTCCCATGGCACATCCCCAGCACGTAGCCCCATGCCCAACACCCCACTGCACCATCAAACAGTGCTGGTAACGGGATCAGGAAGCCAGCTCATCACTGTACAGGATTTGGCTTCACACACCCAGCTAAGGAGAGCCACATTATAAAGGTCTCTTCTAGAACCCATCTGCCTGCAGATCTGCCTGTCATGTTTATGGGGGGGAGCAGTGTGTCCTGGTCCCATTTGCTGTCTAGGCCTTTCCAGCCCTGCGTCCCAGCCTGCAGCCTGACACAGAGCATGTCTGAAGGAATTCTGTGTCCCTGAAAACACTGATTGAAGTCTTTCTAGAGTGTCACACGTGGCCTTGTGTGCCTTTGTCTTCTGTGGGACACCGTGGCTTCGTTGGGATAGAAAGATGGCAGCCCTCTGGGAGCCTTTCTGCTGCTCACAGGAAGAGCCCTCCTCCCACAGCAGGGCTGGACACTGACAGAGGGGAACACTCCTTCTCTGGCTCTGCCGACACCCCTCCCGAAGCCTCACTGTGTCCGTCTCTCCACTGGACTCTGCTCTCAGTGTTTTTGTCTGGGTTCTCCCAGAGACTTAGTTTGCTTCCTGAGTCTTCTCCAGGCTGTTGACTCTCACACGTGCTGTCGACTGGCTTCCGCTCCAGAGTCCAGAGTGACAGACTCTCTACTCCTGAGCGCCCTCTGTCATACCGTTCTTATTTCCTTTAGCAGAAACTGTTCTATCTGCACAGGAATGTTCCTGGTTGAGTGTCTGCACCCAGCAGTTGAGGCTGTTGTGtcacactgcctggctttgtcACTTCTTCCTGCGTCTCTTGGTTGGCAGAGTTTTGGAGGATTGCCCTCCTAAGAGGTCTTTCTGAAGCCACAGGGAGGAGGAGCGGACAGCAGCCTTGTGCTCAGGACAGAACTACacttggaaggaaggaagcccaGGCTCCAGCAGGAGCACAAAGCCAACAGTGGTGAAGGTCTGGGCTGAAGTGTGAGGTGTGCTGAGGTGTGAGCCTGACTGCAGCATCTGTGGGAACAGtgcataattataataaaaatgctcAAAACATTGGCTACGTATCAGACGGAAGGGTTAAAGAGCCTGTTCCTGTGGGTAGCTGTGGGCTTGTAGAggctggaagtcagtcttcctcAGTTGTCTCCACCATATATTTTGAGACGGTCTCAAAACCTCCTGATTTAGGTAGGCTGGCCAGAgatctatcctcctgcctccacctccccagtgttaGGATGACTGGTGTGCACACTGCCGTGGCTGCCCTGTCTTTGAGAGCTGGGTATTAAGCTCAGGTCCTGCTTGCACAACCAGCCTTACACATGGCGATTTTACCAAAAAGACAATAAGGTCTCTTGCCTCTCATGTCACCTCGGAATGCAGAGGGATGGCAGAATGCCGCTGTGAGCAGAGGGGACATTAGGGAAAGCAAAGGGGCGTCggagagaaagaaatcacaaTGATAATCATAAACTGTGACCAAGAATGGGAACACAGATGGGTAAGGCTGGAGGAACATGCAGAGACAGCAGATGAAAGCACAGGTTCACAAGCTTCAACTCAGGAAGAGTCCCGGCAGGACTTCTATACACAAGCTGTGGTGGTGGTGTCACAGGGAAGACTGGGCGATACCCTGTGCTCAGAAAGCCAAAAACAACCTCCAAAAGAAGTTCCACGTGATACTGCAGCCTCCTCCCATCCCAGTCTGCTTGAGCTGAGAGGAAGGGGCGGGCAAAGCGCTCCTGCAGCTCAGTCTGGGTTAGTAGACAAGTGTGCTATCTCATTGCTATGCTGACTACATGCAACTTATGCCCTCAGGCCTGGTAGATTCTCTGGCCGCCCCTGGATAGCCTGCCCTGAAGTGGCTAATGTTCTACTGTAGGGTATTGCCCACATGCTGTGGGAGTGCGGGAGCACTCATGGAGGGAGCACTCGCTGAGGGAGCACTTGCTGAGGGAGCACTCAATGATTAggtgtgtgcagcagaggacccAGCCTCCTACTCTGAAGACCTGCTGAGTGTTAATTACCCACTGGAATCTCTGGGTGTCATGCACTCCCTCTCACTTTAGAGTTTTAGGGTCGTGCAGCTCCCACAGACAGATGTAACCCACCTCCTCCGCTTGGGCTCTGAGCTATCAAGTCTCAACCTCATTCTCAGTCAGTGAGAGCTATTCCTGGCCAAGACCAGGGCTCTGTCCTTGATGCACTCTCTAGCCTGTACCCACCATCCACCGCCTTCAGCTTCTCAGTGCCCTCCCCTCCTGTTCTGTTCTTACCTCCCTGAGATAGGGGCAGTAACAGCCACACTAATGCTCCTAACCTGAGTATGTTTCATGACCTCAGGCCCAAGTTAGGTCACTTTTCAACAAGGTGGCACTCAGCTGTTGTGGGAAACCCGGCTCCCAGAACAAGCATCCTGAGACTTGCGTGGAAAATGTAGCCATTCACACCAGTGACTCAGGTAGCCTTGAAGTGCCTGAGTGCCCAGCTGCAGTCACTCGGGTATTTGTAAGTGGCATGGTATcattcttcatctttctcttcattGGTGGGT
This portion of the Arvicanthis niloticus isolate mArvNil1 chromosome 24, mArvNil1.pat.X, whole genome shotgun sequence genome encodes:
- the LOC143437560 gene encoding coiled-coil domain-containing protein 121-like → MESKGSRRGTLYPQRQGTRATILPHGAAEPPLLPTKDETVGIHEDFSYRGLLSRKKAIHDFRVRWPELLLDQKKSEDLPPIEQCFPEVCRVPSSCSSMVSVTNTDMDSMPSEPLDSIEGFAFAADSQAPPLQSPHMIILNTYLKPESLTRLEKKVRKKTLEAMAEVEQEMEAAKRRRSVLVKGIKDMQKEMLFEKADSKPFLEYLQQKNEEKRRKYDSLWEDYTRQCEGIKDRRRELVSTFTSRTADLQRQLMRGKKLEARLKKKLKALEPMAQVRESQRQTIQALELEEASIDADISFVDREAHFQFLKEKASLEKQMEDLNLLESGEEITRELKKKAKALDAVAKRAHKDFWEGIKAENSQLRTQLQQLDQELCKLEAGKEKLERRKQRWKEQQWYLEALTRGRERLQQQEHLRQQQEHHHPKPQTAPQPALGRLLSARPKVNPK